The nucleotide sequence CGTGTACGGCAGGGCCGCGACGATGGCGTCCGTGACGGGTTGCGAGCGACTCTCCGACCACCCCCAGTTGAGCGTCACCATGTTGATCATATACTCCCGGTACCGGACCCACGGGGATCGATCCAGGCCGCGCCGAGCCTCGAAGGCCTCTTCGGCCGCCTCCGCGGAGCCGCCGCTGGCGGCGGCCTGGAACTGCATCTGCTCGGCCGCCGGGTTCGGCGTGATGGCGAGCAACCCCCACGTGATCGAGAGGATGAGATAGGTCGCGACGACCGCCCACAACACCCGCCGGACCACGTACCAGCGCATGCTCACCGGTTCGGTCGCCCCCCGATCACGCGAAGTACCACGTCTGGGAGTCCCAGCCGGTGTTGAACTCCTCCCCGTACCCCCTGACGTCCTCGGCGTAGCCGGTCACGCTGGACGGCATGGCGAGGAAGCCGAAGGGCTGTTCCTCGCTGATGAGGCCGAACGCCTCGCCGAAGAGTTCGCGGCGTCGCTCCTCGTCCGTCGTCGCCGACGCCTCCTCGTACAGCGCCGAGATGTCCTCCTCCGGGTAGTAGCCGTAGTAGTTGATGCCGCCCCGCGGCTCGAAGAAGCCCTTGCTGGAGGCCGGCGTGAAGGGGTACGTGTTGAACTGGAGGTTGATGGACATATCCCACGGCTCGGCGCTGGTGGCCACGTCGCGGGGGCCGCCGTTGAACACGCCCGCGGTCCACTCGGGGTCGGTCCCCTCGGGGGCGGACGTCTGGACGTAGTTGCTCTGGAACGTCGACGACGAGACGGCCTCGGGTTGGACGTCGATACCGGCGTTCTCCCCGAACTCCTGGGCGACGAACTCCGCGATGGTCCCCTCCGTCGGCTGGCCGGAGTCGTAGTAGATGGAGAGGGTGACCTGTTCGCCGTCGCCGTCGACGAGGCGCTCGCCGTCGTAGGCGTATTCGGTGTCCGAAAGCGCCGATTCGAGCCGGGTGCGCGTCGCCTCCGGCCCGTATCGGTCGCCGACGCCGAACTCCTCGACCCGACTGTCGTCGTACCACTCCGACCACTTCGGCTGCATCGTCTGGGCCACGTCCGCGTACCCCCGGAGGACGTTCTGGACGACGCTCTCCTTGTTCACGGCGAAGCCGAGCGCCCGCCGGACCGCCTTCGAGCGGAACGGCTCCCACCCGTTGGCTCGCATGTTGTAGACGATCATGCGGAGGAACGGCTGGGACGTGACGTTGACGTCGACGTTCGGCAGGTTCTCGAAGCGGTTGGCCTTATCCGGCGGGATGCCCGACGAATCGACCTCTCCGGACTCCAGCGCGCCGAGACGCGTGCTCTCCTCGCTGATGACCCGAGTCGTCTGCTGGTCGAAGTACGGCGCCTCCGCGAACCGGTCCGGGACGTCCTCGGCCTCCCGGAGGTAGTAGTCCTCGTTGCGGGTGACGGTGTACCGTGCGGACCGTTCCCAGGAGTCGTACGTGTAGGGACCGAGGTTGCCGGTGTACGCGAGCGTGTTGAGTTCCTCGTCCTGCTGGAGCCCTTCGGCGTCCCGATCCTCGACGTACTTCTCGAGGATACCCCGGGGAATGCACTGCTGGCGCCACAGGATCGGTTTGAACGGCAGTGAGGGGTCGACCTCGAACAGCCGGATCTCGAAGGTGCGTTCGCCCGTCTGCTCGACGGGGATGGGCTCTCGCTCCCCCGACTCGGGGTTCGTCCGGAACCAGTCGTTGGCGTTGGGATACCCGCTCCAGTTGGGTCGGGCCTGGAAGACGTTCTCGATCATGTAGACCCAGTCGTCGGCGGTCATCTGCCCGTAGCCCGCCCCCCACTCCAGGTTGTCGCGGAGCTCGATCTCGTAGACCCGCCCGTCGTCGGTGGAGTAATCGCCCCAGAGGGGGAAGATCTCCCGGTTCGGTTTGATCGCCCAAATACCATCGAGCGTGGCGGTGACGAACGATCCGGAGGTGGCGTCGGCGATGGTCAGCCAGTTGAGCGACTGCGCGTCGACGCTCGACGCGGAGACGTAGGTCCCGCCGACGCTTCGCGAGGCGCTCCCCGTGGTCGTCCCGTCGTCGCCATCGCCGTTCCCCGAACAACCAGCGAGCCCGACGGCGCCCGCCGCCCCGAGCAGTTTCAACACGTCGCGGCGTCCCCGACGGCCCCGACGCTCCGCCGTATCCGAAGTTCCTCGGCGGTCGTTACCAGACGGCATACCTGTTGGAAACGGCGGTGCGCACTAATACCCATCGGTCGGGAGAGAATCGCACGACCCCGCCGGTTACCCGTCGCCGTGGGCGTCGACGATGATGACCTCGCCGTCCTCGACGGTGACGTTGATCAGCGTCTTGACGCTGTAGCCCGCGTCGTCCAGGTCGTTCGGCCCGGCCTTCTTGATCACCGCGACGACGTCGATCACCTCGGCGCCGATGTGTTCGAGGGCGTCGAGGATCGCCTTCATCGTCCCGCCCGTCGAGAGCACGTCGTCGAGGACGAGGACCCGGTCGCCCGCCTCCACGTCGTTGATGTACATCTCGCTCTCCGAGTAGCCGGTCTGGGCCGACAGCGACACCTCGCCGTCGAGGCCGTACTGCCGTTTCCGGATCACGACCAGCGGGATGTCGGTCATCAGCGAGACGGCGGTCGAGATGTGGATGCCCATCGCCGCCGGGGTGACGATCTTGTCGATGTCCTCCAGGTCGGCCTTCCGGATGATCTTGATGACGATTTCGCGCAGGAGTTCGGGGCGGAGCATCGGAACGCCATCGCTGACGGGGTGGACGAAATACTCGTAGTCCCCTTTTTCGATGATCGGCGCGTCGAGAAGCGACTGCCGCAACTGGTCCATGCCGACCGTATCGAACGTCGAGAATAAAAGCTGGCGGTTCCGGGAGCGACCGTCACCGTCGTCGACAGGTCGCGCGCTCCTGTGGGGGAGAATCGCCGCGATGCGGCGGGAGCGGCCCGCCGATCACTCCGAGATGAACTCGTTGTCGCGCCAGTTGACGCCGTTTTTCTCGGCCTGGGACTGGCTGGGGTTCTCGACGACTTCGACCGAGGCGGGACGCTTCTCGCCCTCCACGATGCGTGTCGCCTTGAGTTCGTCCTCCTCCTCGACGATAGCCGTCAGCGTCCCCTTCTCGGACATGCGGGCGATGTCCCGCAACACGAGGAACATGGGGTACTGGAGCGCGGTGTTCTGGAGCACCGTCTCGCGGTCACCCTTGAAGCAGGCGAACTCGACGAGTTCCGAAGGGATCTCCTCCTCCTCTTCCTGCCACGGGCCGCCCGCACGCGGCGGTTCCTCCTCGTAGACCCGCGTCTCGGTGACGCTGGCTTTGAGCTGGGCGGTCGGCGTGTACTTACTCAGGTTCTCGTCCTCGGCGACGGCCTTCAGGATGAGCGTGTTGTTTCGTCGAGTGAGCGTTACGTCCTCGATTTCGGGGGGTAGTTCCGGATCCCCCTCGAAGTAGTCCTGTACGTCTTCGAGTGGCAGTTCGAGCGTCGAATGGAGTCGATATACGCGGCCTGACATAGTTTGTTCTCGGCGAGGGTAGCGCCACTACGCCCGTCTACGGGGACGTAGGGCCCGTGTGCTTATATGACCTGCTGTTCCCGTTGCGCGGCGGACACGACGCCCCGTCACTCGCCGGCGAGGGTCGCCTCGAGTTCGCCCCGCTCGTCGAGTTCCGCGAGCACGTCGCTCCCGCCGACGAACTCCCCCTCGACGAAGGTCTGTGGCGTCGTCTCCCACCCGCTGTGGGATTCGAGGGCCTCGCGGAACTCCGGGAGCGCGGGCAACACGTCCACCGTCTCGAAGTCGTCGACGTACTGGTCGATCAGTTCGAGCGCCCGCTTGGAGTAGCCACACTGTGGCATCAGCCGGTTGCCCTTCATGAACAGCACCACGTCGTTCTCCTCGATGACCGTGTCGACACGCGACTGTACGTCCTCGGAGTCGAGGTCGCTCCCGGGTTGGAACGTCATATCGTTACGTACGGTGCCGCGGGTAAAAGGGGTTGCGCAAGCAGGCCTGACGCCGGTCGCACCGTTCGAAACCCCCGGGACACCCGACTGGACGCACACGTCTCGGGTGGCCCGCATGCCCGCTACTCCTCGGCGAGCGTCGCCCCCAGCCCCGTGTAGCCAGCCGGTGTCAGCGCCCGGAGTTCCTCGCGCACCGACTCGTCGACGTCCAAGTCGTCGAACAGCGCCCGGAAGTCCGCGAGCGTCACCCGCTCGCCCCGCGTGAGTTCCTTCACCCGCTCGTAGGCCTCGGTGTCGCCCTCGCGACGGAGGATCGTCTGGACCGCCTCGCCGATGATTTCGGGAGTCGCCTCCAGTTCCTCCGCCATCACCCGCTCGTTCGGGACGACTTTCCGGAGACCGGTTTCGGTCTTGCGATACCCGATGAGACAGTGAGCGAGCGCCGCACCCACGTTGCGCTTGACCGTCGAGTCCGAGAGGTCCCGCTGGAGGCGGGAAGTGGTGACGTAGTCCGCGAGGAAGGTCAGGTCCGCGTTGGCCTTCGAGAGGTTGCCCTCGCTGTTCTCGAAGTCGATCGGGTTCACCTTGTGCGGCATCGTCGACGACCCCGTCTCGCCCGCGACGGCCTCCTGCCCGAGGTATCGGTCGGAGACGTAGAGCCAGGCGTCCCGATCCAGGTCGAGGAGGACGTTGTTGACGCCGCGGAGGGCGTCGAACAGCGCCGCGAGGTCGTCACAGGGGTTGACCTGCGTCGCCAGGGGCGTATGCTCCAGGCCGAGGTCCGTGACGAACTCCCGGGCGAACGCCCGCCAGTCCACGTCCGGATAGGCGGCGACGTGGGCGGCGTAGGCGCCCGAGGCACCGGCGAGCTTGCCCGAGAGGTCGGCGGCGGCCCCCCGTACCCGTCCCATCGCCCGGCCGAGGCGGGCGGCGTACACCGCCATCTCCTTGCCGAAGGTGGTCGGCGTCGCAGGCTGGCCGTGGGTCCGGGCGAGCATCGGCGTCTCGGCGTACTCCCGAGCCATCGCCGTCAACTCCTCGCGCACGTCCGACAGGGCCGTGAGGAGGACGGACTCGATGGCCGGTTTCACCAACAGACGGTGTGCGAGGTTGTTCACGTCCTCGCTGGTCAGGCCGAAGTGGATCCAGGGGTGGAGCGACTCGTCGGTGCGGGTCCGGAGGAAGTACTCCACGGCCTTGACGTCGTGATTGGTCGCGGCGTAGCCCTCGGCGCCTTCGGTCTCCAGGCGCTTGATTAGCCGCGCGTCCGCGGCGTCGAACGACTCGTAACAGTCCCGGAGGGCCGCCCGGTCGTCGACGGTCAGCGGCGTCGCGTCGAGGTCGGCGAGCGCGAGCAGGTATTCGACTTCCACGCGCACTCGTGCCCGCATGAGCGCTGACTCGCTCGCGTACGGGACGAGGGGTTCGGTGTACCCCGCGTAGCGCCCGTCGAGCGGCGAGACGGCCGCGAGCGGGTCGCTCCGTGGCAGATCGGTCATGCTCGGGACTGTCCGTGGGCGACGCAAAAGCGTACCGGTCCCCCGCCCGAGGAGTCGCAACTGTTTTTCCCACGCGCGGGCCTCCCTCGACTATGCTCCGAATCGCGGGTCTCGCGGGTAATCGCGGACGCAACCTGATGCACATCGCGGATCTGTCCCCGGGCGGCGCCGAGTTGGCGGTCGTCTGTACGGACGACGGGTCGGCACCGGTCCTGTCCTCGGCCGCCGACCGGGGGATTCCGACCGAGGTGGTCGAACGCGGCGACGACGAGTCGCGGGCGGACCACGAGTCGCGGCTCCGCGCCCGTCTCGACGACTACGAGGTCGACCTGGTCTGCATGGACGGCTACATGCGCGTCCTCTCGGCGGACCTGCTCGACGACCTGCCGACGACGCTCAACGTACACCCGTCGCTCCTCCCCGCCTTCCGCGGCGAGGACGCCCACGAACAGGCGCTCGCGGCGGGGGTCCGCACGACCGGCTGTACCGTCCACGTCGCCACCGAGGAGCTCGACGCCGGCCCCATCGTCACTCAGGAGGCAGTGCCGGTCCACGAGGGCGACGACGCCGAGACGCTGAAACGGCGGGTCCTCCACGAGGCGGAGTTCAAGGCCTATCCCCGCGCAGTCGAGTGGTTCGCCGAGGACCGTATCACCGTCGACGACGACGGCGTCACCGTCGAGGGGGACGAGGCGGGGCAGTTCCCGGCCCGCCGTGTCGTTTCCGACGACCGGCGACGGACGTTGCGCTACGGCGAGAACCCTCATCAGGACGCCGCCCTCTACGCCGACGTCGCGAGCGACGAGGCGAGCGTCGTCCACGCCGCGCAGTTGAACGAGGGCGCCAAGGCGCTGTCGTACAACAACTACAACGACGCCGACGCCGCCCTCGATCTGATCCGGGAGTTCGACGAGCCCGCGGCCGCGGTCATCAAACACACCAACCCGGCGGGGTGTGCGACCGCCGACTCGCTCGCGACGGCCTACGAGGACGCCCTCGCGACCGACGCCATGAGCGCCTTCGGCGGCATCGTCGCTCTCAACCGCCCCTGTGACGCCGCCACCGCCGACGCCATCGTCGAGTCGTTCAAGGAAGTCGTCGTCGCGCCCGGCTACACCGACGGCGCCCTCGACGTCCTGAGCGAGAAGGAGGACCTCCGGGTGCTCGACGTCGGATCGCTCGGTGACCGGACGACCACGCTGTCGGAGAAGCCCCTGACCGGCGGGCGTCTGGTCCAGGAGCGCGACGACTGGGCACCGACCCGCGCGGACCTGGAGGTGGTCACCGAGCGCGACCCGACGGACGACGAAATCGAGACCATGCTCTTCGCGTGGCGGACCCTCAAACACGTCAAGTCGAACGCGATTCTCTTCGCCGCGGGAACCGAGACGGTGGGCATCGGCATGGGGCAGGTCAGCCGGGTCGACGCCGTGCGGCTGGCGGCGATGAAGGCCGACGAACACGCCGAGGGGAAGGACGCTGCGGGCGCGGTGATGGCCTCCGATGCCTTCTTCCCGTTCCCCGACGGCCTCGAGGAGGCCGCCGAAGCGGGAGTCGAGGCCGTCATCCAGCCCGGCGGGTCCGTCAACGACGACGACGTCGTCGCAGCCGCCGACGAACACGACATGGCGATGGCGTTCACCGGAAAGCGGTGCTTCAGGCACGACTGAAAGGACTGGCTGAAGCTCGTGGCAGGAACGAAGTGAGTGACGCGGTGTTTCGGCCACGACCGACGGGTGCCCCACGCTCGGCGCGCGAACGGACCTGCAGTCCGTGTGACAACGTTTAAGCGCGGCTCGGAACCACGGCTAGCCATGTCGATAACCGTTCCCGGCCCGACGCTGGGCGTCGTCGGCGGCGGCCAGTTGGGCCGCATGCTCGCCGAGGCGGCCGCGCCGCTCGGCGTCGAGACGATCGTCCTCGATCCGACGCCGGACTGCCCGGCCGCGCCCGTCGCGCGCGACCAGATCGTCGGCGACTTCGACGACCCCGAGGCGATCGGTCGGCTGGCCGAGCGCACGGACGCGTTGACTTACGAGATCGAACTCGCCGATCCGGACCACCTCGCGACCGCGAGCGCCGAGGCCGGCGTACCGGTCCACCCGACGCCCGAGACCCTCCGGACCATCCAGGACAAGTTCGCCGAAAAGGAGATGCTGAGCGGGGCGGGCATCCCCGTTCCCGCCTACCGTCGTGTCGACTCCGTGGCCGACTTGGAGGCGGCCGTCGAGGAGTTCGGCGGCGTGATGCTGAAGGCCCGCCACGGCGGCTACGACGGCCGCGGCAACCTGCCGGTTCGCTCCGTCGACGAGGCCGAGGCCGCGATCCGCGAGGTGGGGGCGAGCGACGAGCCAGACGCGCTCGCCGAGACGCTCGTCGACTTCGAGCGCGAACTCTCCGTGATCGGCGTCCAGGGCGACGGCGAGGTGCGGACGTTCCCGGTCGGTGAGAACGTCCACGAGACGGAGATCCTGCGCGAGACGGTCGTTCCCGCGCGCACGAGAGACGCGGTCGCGGAGCGAGCCCAGGCCGTCGCCCGCGACGTGCTGGACGCCCTCGACGGCCGCGGCGTCTTCGGGATCGAACTGTTCGAGACGGACGGGGAGATCCTGGTAAACGAGATCGCGCCCCGGCCGCACAACTCGGGGCACTGGAGCATCGAGGGCGCGGTCGCCTCGCAGTTCGAACAGCACGCCCGTGCGGTGCTCGGGTGGCCGCTGGGGTCGACCCGGCAGCGGGCCCCGACGGTGAGCGCGAACGTCCTTGGCACCGTCGACGCGGAGCGGGTGGCCGAACTCGACGGCGTCGAGGCTGTCCTCGAAAGCGAGGCGGCCCACCTGCACTGGTACGGCAAGGAACAGGTGCGTCCGCTCCGGAAGATGGGTCACGTGACCGTCACCGACGAGGACGGCGACGCGGCCCTCGGCGACCTGCTCGCATCGGCACGCGAACTGCGCGACGACCTCTCCTTCCGATGACCGGAATCGACGACATCATCGACGACCTGCACGCACAGGCGGACGACGACCGACCACCCGCGGCGACCCCCGAGGTCGGGATCGTCATGGGGTCGGACTCGGATCTCGACACCATGGCGGGCGCCTACGACGCCCTCCGCGAACTCGGGTTCGCGGAACAGACCGACTACGACGACCCGCCCGAGGCCCGATTCACCTTCGAGAGCTACGTCGTCTCCGCACACCGCACGCCGGATCTGATGTACGCCTACGGCGAGACGGCCGCCGACCGCGGCCTCGACGTGATAATCGCGGGCGCGGGCGGGAAGTCCGCGGACCTGCCGAACATGACCGCCTCCATCGCGTATCCCCTGCCGGTGATCGGCGTGCCGGTCCAGGAGAAGTCGGTGGACTCGGTGATCGGGATGCCGACGGGCGCGCCCATCGTCGCCGTCGACGCCGGCAAGTCCTACAACGCGGCGCTGTCGGCGGTCCAGATCCTGGCGCGCGAACACGCGGAACTGGTCGAGCGACTCGAAGTCGAACACGACGACCTGCGATCCGGCGTGGCCGACGTCTCGCGGGACCTCCACGATCTGGGGATCGACGGGTTCCGGCGTCGCCACGAGTAGTCCGACGTGGCCGGCGCGACAGGGCGTGAAACGCCCGTATTCGGCCACCAAACCGGCTGCAGGCACCGAAAAGCGTAAATCAACGCTTATGGGGGAGCACTCCTAACTCCCGAGATGACAGGAATCAAGGTATGAATCAGTGGATAGCAATCGGTGCGCTCGGTCTCGTCGGCGTCGGCATACCCATCGGGATGATGGTCGTGTCGGCGCTCCTGCGGCCGAGCGTGTCCGAACAGGGAAAGACCGTCATCTACGAGAGCGGCGAGGTGCCGACGGGGACGGCACACGTCCAGTTCAACATCCAGTACTACATGGTCGCGCTGTTGTTCGTCGTCTTCGACGTCGAAACCGTCCTGATCTTCCCGTGGACGATGATCTATCGCTCCGCGCTGGAGCAGGGCGCGACGCTCGGCCAGATCCTCGCACCCATGCTGGTGTTCATCGGCATCCTCGTCGTCGGGCTCGTCTGGGCCTGGCGCAACGGTGCGGTCGAGTGGGTCAAGAGTCCGCGCGCGAACCGTGCGAAAACGGAGCGTCAATCATGAGTAGCGAACAAGAACGATTCGTCACCGACACGAGCCAGGTAGGGAGCGACACCCGCGACGCCCGCATCGGGGCGTCGGGAACCGACAACCGATTCAACTCGAAACTCCGGGAGGCGTTCGGCTCCTCGCCGTTCATCCTCACGAAGTTCGATCGGTTCATGGAGTGGGTCCGGGGCTCCTCCATGTTCATGCTACAGTTCGGCATCGCCTGCTGTAGCATCGAGATGATGCACACCTACGCGGTCAAACACGACCTCGATCGCTTCGGGGCCGGCGTCCCGCGTGCGTCGCCGCGACAGGCCGACGTGATCATCGTCCCGGGGACCATCGTCTCGAAGTTCGCCCCGCGGATGAAGCGCGTCTACGACCAGATGCCCGAACCCAAGTTCGTCGTCGGCATGGGGTCGTGTACCATCTCCGGCGGCCCGTTCCAGGAGGGGTACAACGTCGTCAAAGGCGCCGAGGAAGTCATTCCGGTCGACATCCACGTCCCCGGCTGTCCGCCCCGACCGGAGGCGCTGATCTACGGCGTCGCCAAACTGCAGGAGCGGATCGCGAACGGGGAGAGTTCGCCGGTCACGGTCAAGCCGTACGAACTCGAACAGTTCGGCGACCTCGACCAGGACGAAGTGGTCGACAAACTCGCCAAGGAAATCGACGAGGACGACCTCGTCATGCGGTACAACTGGGCTGACTCGCCATGAGCCTGGAAGAATCCACCCCGGACACGGTCGAAACGGCCGTGACGACGGCCGAGGAGATCGAGGACCTGCTCGGCGATCTGGTCCTCGACCGGGACGACCACCTCAACGCGCCGGGCTTCGTGGTCCGACCGGACGAGGTGCAGGACACCCTCTTCCGACTGCGCGACGAGGCCGGGTTCGATCACCTCTCCTGTGTCACCGCACAGGAGTACGAGGACCGCTACGAGTCCATCTACCACCTCAAGAAGTACGACGACCCCACCGACGAGGTGAGCGTCGTCGTCCCGACGCCGACCGACGACCCCGTGAGCGAGTCGGCGGAACCCGTCTACCGCACCGCCGACTGGCACGAACGCGAGGCCTACGACCTGGTCGGCATCGAGTACGACGACCACCCGGACCTCCGTCGCATCCTCCTGCCCGAGACGTGGCAGGGCCACCCGCTCTCCCGGGACTACGACCAGGATCGGCCCCAGGTCGTCCCCCTGCGGGAGCACGCCAACCCGCTCCAGGAGGACCACGAGGGCGAGGACGACACGATGTTCCTCAACATCGGTCCCCACCACCCGGCGACCCACGGCGTCCTCCACCTCAAGACCGTCCTCGACGGCGAACAGGTGGTCGACGTGGAGTCCGACATCGGCTACCTCCACCGGTGTGAGGAGCAGATCTGTCAGCAGGGCACCTACCGCTACCAGATCATGCCCTACCCCGACCGGTGGGACTACATCTCGGCGGGGCTGCTCAACGAGTGGGCCTACGCCCGCGTCGCGGAGGACCTCGCGGACATCGAAGTGCCCGAGTACGCGCAAGTCATCCGGACGATGGGCGCCGAACTCTGTCGGATCGCGGCGCACATGCTCGCGGTCGGTACCTTCGCGCTCGACGTCTACGGCGACTTCACCGCCATCTTCATGTACGCCGTCCGGGACCGCGAGAAGGTCCAGAACATCCTCGAAGAGCTGACGGGCCAGCGGCTCATGTTCAACTACTTCCGGCTCGGCGGGGTCGTCTGGGACCTGCCCGAACCCCGCGAGGACTTCTTCGAGATGATCCGGGACTTCCTCGACGACCTGCCGGAGGCCCTCGAGGAGTACCACGACATGATCTCGGCCAACGAGATCCTGCAGGTCCGCACCGTCGACACGGGCGTCCTGCCCCCGGAGGTCGCCAAGAGCTACGGGGCCACGGGGCCGGTTGCTCGGGGGTCGGGCGTCGACTACGATCTGCGCCGCGACGACCCGTACGGCTACTACGACGAACTCGACTGGGACGTCGCCGTCGAGGACGGCTGTGACAACTACAGCCGCCTCCTCGTCCGACTCCGCGAAGTCGAGGAGTCCGCGAAGATCATCGAACAGTGCGTCGACCTGCTCGAGGACTGGCCCGAGGACGACCGAACGATCCAGTCGAACGTTCCGCGGACCATCCGCCCGGACGACGACGCCGAAATCTACCGCGCCGTCGAGGGTGCGAAAGGCGAACTCGGCATCTACGTCCGCGCGGACGGCACCGAGAAGCCGGCCCGGTTCAAGATCCGGAGCCCCTGCTTCTCGAACCTCCAGACGCTCCCGGAGATGTCGAACGGCGAGTACATCCCCGACCTGATCGCGTCGCTCGGTAGCCTCGACATCGTGCTCGGCGAGGTGGATCGCTGATGGACGGGTTGCTCCTCCAGTCGGGGACGACCACCCCGACCGGGACCGCGAACGCGACGGCCAACGCGTCGGCCGGCGGACCGGTGACGACGCTCCCCGAGACGATATCGGGTGCGCTCGGCCTCTCGGGGACGCTCGGCGACGTGGTCGGCGGACTGCTCGGCGCCTTCCTCATCGCCAACATCATGCTCGGCATGACGGCGCTGGCCGGCCCGTGGGCCAAGCGGAAGATCACGGCCGCCTTCACCGACCGGATCGCGGTCAACCGGATCGGCCCCTTCGGCCTGCTGATCATCGTCGCCGACGCGGTGCGCCTGCTCTCGAAGGAGCTGATCGTGCCGGACGGCGTCGACCGCCCGGCCTGGGACCTCGCACCGATCATCCTGCCGTTCTCGGCGCTGCTCGGCTTCGCGGTGATCCCGCTGGGGAGCGGCCTGCAGTTGGCCGACCCCGAGACCGGGATCGTCTTCGCGTT is from Haloplanus salinarum and encodes:
- a CDS encoding 5-(carboxyamino)imidazole ribonucleotide synthase — translated: MSITVPGPTLGVVGGGQLGRMLAEAAAPLGVETIVLDPTPDCPAAPVARDQIVGDFDDPEAIGRLAERTDALTYEIELADPDHLATASAEAGVPVHPTPETLRTIQDKFAEKEMLSGAGIPVPAYRRVDSVADLEAAVEEFGGVMLKARHGGYDGRGNLPVRSVDEAEAAIREVGASDEPDALAETLVDFERELSVIGVQGDGEVRTFPVGENVHETEILRETVVPARTRDAVAERAQAVARDVLDALDGRGVFGIELFETDGEILVNEIAPRPHNSGHWSIEGAVASQFEQHARAVLGWPLGSTRQRAPTVSANVLGTVDAERVAELDGVEAVLESEAAHLHWYGKEQVRPLRKMGHVTVTDEDGDAALGDLLASARELRDDLSFR
- the hpt gene encoding hypoxanthine/guanine phosphoribosyltransferase, giving the protein MDQLRQSLLDAPIIEKGDYEYFVHPVSDGVPMLRPELLREIVIKIIRKADLEDIDKIVTPAAMGIHISTAVSLMTDIPLVVIRKRQYGLDGEVSLSAQTGYSESEMYINDVEAGDRVLVLDDVLSTGGTMKAILDALEHIGAEVIDVVAVIKKAGPNDLDDAGYSVKTLINVTVEDGEVIIVDAHGDG
- the purH gene encoding bifunctional phosphoribosylaminoimidazolecarboxamide formyltransferase/IMP cyclohydrolase translates to MLRIAGLAGNRGRNLMHIADLSPGGAELAVVCTDDGSAPVLSSAADRGIPTEVVERGDDESRADHESRLRARLDDYEVDLVCMDGYMRVLSADLLDDLPTTLNVHPSLLPAFRGEDAHEQALAAGVRTTGCTVHVATEELDAGPIVTQEAVPVHEGDDAETLKRRVLHEAEFKAYPRAVEWFAEDRITVDDDGVTVEGDEAGQFPARRVVSDDRRRTLRYGENPHQDAALYADVASDEASVVHAAQLNEGAKALSYNNYNDADAALDLIREFDEPAAAVIKHTNPAGCATADSLATAYEDALATDAMSAFGGIVALNRPCDAATADAIVESFKEVVVAPGYTDGALDVLSEKEDLRVLDVGSLGDRTTTLSEKPLTGGRLVQERDDWAPTRADLEVVTERDPTDDEIETMLFAWRTLKHVKSNAILFAAGTETVGIGMGQVSRVDAVRLAAMKADEHAEGKDAAGAVMASDAFFPFPDGLEEAAEAGVEAVIQPGGSVNDDDVVAAADEHDMAMAFTGKRCFRHD
- the purB gene encoding adenylosuccinate lyase, producing the protein MTDLPRSDPLAAVSPLDGRYAGYTEPLVPYASESALMRARVRVEVEYLLALADLDATPLTVDDRAALRDCYESFDAADARLIKRLETEGAEGYAATNHDVKAVEYFLRTRTDESLHPWIHFGLTSEDVNNLAHRLLVKPAIESVLLTALSDVREELTAMAREYAETPMLARTHGQPATPTTFGKEMAVYAARLGRAMGRVRGAAADLSGKLAGASGAYAAHVAAYPDVDWRAFAREFVTDLGLEHTPLATQVNPCDDLAALFDALRGVNNVLLDLDRDAWLYVSDRYLGQEAVAGETGSSTMPHKVNPIDFENSEGNLSKANADLTFLADYVTTSRLQRDLSDSTVKRNVGAALAHCLIGYRKTETGLRKVVPNERVMAEELEATPEIIGEAVQTILRREGDTEAYERVKELTRGERVTLADFRALFDDLDVDESVREELRALTPAGYTGLGATLAEE
- a CDS encoding DUF7110 family protein, which encodes MSGRVYRLHSTLELPLEDVQDYFEGDPELPPEIEDVTLTRRNNTLILKAVAEDENLSKYTPTAQLKASVTETRVYEEEPPRAGGPWQEEEEEIPSELVEFACFKGDRETVLQNTALQYPMFLVLRDIARMSEKGTLTAIVEEEDELKATRIVEGEKRPASVEVVENPSQSQAEKNGVNWRDNEFISE
- a CDS encoding NADH-quinone oxidoreductase subunit A, which codes for MNQWIAIGALGLVGVGIPIGMMVVSALLRPSVSEQGKTVIYESGEVPTGTAHVQFNIQYYMVALLFVVFDVETVLIFPWTMIYRSALEQGATLGQILAPMLVFIGILVVGLVWAWRNGAVEWVKSPRANRAKTERQS
- a CDS encoding glutaredoxin family protein → MTFQPGSDLDSEDVQSRVDTVIEENDVVLFMKGNRLMPQCGYSKRALELIDQYVDDFETVDVLPALPEFREALESHSGWETTPQTFVEGEFVGGSDVLAELDERGELEATLAGE
- the purE gene encoding 5-(carboxyamino)imidazole ribonucleotide mutase → MTGIDDIIDDLHAQADDDRPPAATPEVGIVMGSDSDLDTMAGAYDALRELGFAEQTDYDDPPEARFTFESYVVSAHRTPDLMYAYGETAADRGLDVIIAGAGGKSADLPNMTASIAYPLPVIGVPVQEKSVDSVIGMPTGAPIVAVDAGKSYNAALSAVQILAREHAELVERLEVEHDDLRSGVADVSRDLHDLGIDGFRRRHE
- a CDS encoding ABC transporter substrate-binding protein encodes the protein MPSGNDRRGTSDTAERRGRRGRRDVLKLLGAAGAVGLAGCSGNGDGDDGTTTGSASRSVGGTYVSASSVDAQSLNWLTIADATSGSFVTATLDGIWAIKPNREIFPLWGDYSTDDGRVYEIELRDNLEWGAGYGQMTADDWVYMIENVFQARPNWSGYPNANDWFRTNPESGEREPIPVEQTGERTFEIRLFEVDPSLPFKPILWRQQCIPRGILEKYVEDRDAEGLQQDEELNTLAYTGNLGPYTYDSWERSARYTVTRNEDYYLREAEDVPDRFAEAPYFDQQTTRVISEESTRLGALESGEVDSSGIPPDKANRFENLPNVDVNVTSQPFLRMIVYNMRANGWEPFRSKAVRRALGFAVNKESVVQNVLRGYADVAQTMQPKWSEWYDDSRVEEFGVGDRYGPEATRTRLESALSDTEYAYDGERLVDGDGEQVTLSIYYDSGQPTEGTIAEFVAQEFGENAGIDVQPEAVSSSTFQSNYVQTSAPEGTDPEWTAGVFNGGPRDVATSAEPWDMSINLQFNTYPFTPASSKGFFEPRGGINYYGYYPEEDISALYEEASATTDEERRRELFGEAFGLISEEQPFGFLAMPSSVTGYAEDVRGYGEEFNTGWDSQTWYFA